The following proteins come from a genomic window of Flavobacterium crocinum:
- the leuD gene encoding 3-isopropylmalate dehydratase small subunit, with amino-acid sequence MAYDKFNILTSSGVPLPIENVDTDQIIPARFLKATKREGFGDNLFRDWRYNGDDTPKADFVLNNPTYSGKILVGGKNFGSGSSREHAAWAVYDYGFRAVVSSFFADIFKGNCLNIGVLPVQISPEFLANIFKAIEADPKTELEINLPDQTITLLSTGQQESFAINGYKKNNMINGFDDIDYLQDMKEDIKAFADKLPY; translated from the coding sequence ATGGCATACGATAAATTTAATATACTTACCAGCAGCGGAGTTCCGTTGCCAATTGAGAACGTAGATACAGATCAAATCATCCCGGCTCGTTTCTTAAAAGCTACAAAACGCGAAGGCTTTGGAGACAACCTTTTTAGAGACTGGAGATACAATGGAGACGATACTCCAAAAGCTGATTTCGTTTTAAACAACCCAACTTACAGCGGAAAAATCTTGGTTGGAGGAAAAAACTTTGGTTCCGGATCTTCTAGAGAACATGCTGCATGGGCAGTTTACGATTACGGATTTCGTGCTGTAGTTTCTAGTTTCTTTGCTGATATTTTCAAAGGAAACTGTTTGAATATTGGTGTTTTACCAGTACAAATCAGCCCGGAATTTTTAGCTAATATTTTCAAAGCTATCGAAGCTGATCCTAAAACAGAATTAGAAATCAATCTTCCAGACCAAACTATTACTTTATTGTCAACTGGACAGCAAGAATCTTTTGCTATCAACGGATACAAAAAGAACAATATGATTAATGGTTTTGATGACATTGATTATTTACAAGATATGAAGGAAGATATTAAAGCTTTTGCTGATAAACTTCCTTACTAA
- the leuC gene encoding 3-isopropylmalate dehydratase large subunit, with amino-acid sequence MSKTLFDKVWDSHVVRKIEDGPDVFFIDRHFIHEVTSPVAFLGLKSRGVNVLYPERTFATADHNTPTINQHLPVQDPLSANQLKALEDNANEYGISHWGLGHQKNGIVHVVGPENGITLPGATIVCGDSHTSTHGAFGAIAFGIGTSEVEMVLSTQCIMQPKPKKMRINVNGKLSKGVGPKDVALYIIAQLTTSGGTGYFVEYAGDVFENMTMEGRMTVCNLSIEMGARGGMIAPDQTTFDFLEGRLYAPKGEAWTKAVEYWKTLKTDADAVFDAELNIKAEDIEPMITYGTNPGMGIGITKHIPNAKEVEGGEETYKKSLAYMGFNEDDVMIGKQIDYVFLGSCTNGRIEDFRAFAEIVKGRKKADNVTAWLVPGSHVVEAQIKEEGILDILTEAGFVLRQPGCSACLAMNDDKVPAGKYAVSTSNRNFEGRQGPGSRTLLASPIMAAAAAVTGKLTDPRELF; translated from the coding sequence ATGAGTAAGACATTATTTGACAAAGTATGGGATTCACATGTTGTGCGTAAAATTGAAGATGGACCAGATGTGTTTTTTATTGACCGCCATTTCATTCATGAAGTTACGAGTCCTGTTGCTTTTTTAGGATTAAAATCAAGAGGCGTTAACGTATTATATCCGGAACGTACTTTTGCAACTGCCGACCACAATACACCAACCATAAACCAACATTTACCAGTTCAGGATCCGCTTTCTGCTAATCAGCTTAAAGCTCTTGAAGATAATGCTAATGAATACGGAATTTCACACTGGGGATTAGGCCACCAAAAAAATGGAATTGTACACGTAGTTGGTCCTGAAAATGGAATTACTTTACCAGGTGCTACTATTGTATGCGGGGATTCGCATACGTCTACTCACGGTGCTTTTGGAGCTATCGCTTTTGGTATCGGAACATCTGAGGTTGAAATGGTGCTTTCTACTCAATGCATTATGCAGCCAAAACCAAAGAAAATGCGTATTAACGTAAACGGTAAATTAAGCAAAGGTGTTGGTCCAAAAGACGTTGCACTTTATATTATTGCTCAGTTAACTACTTCTGGAGGAACAGGATATTTTGTTGAATATGCTGGTGATGTTTTTGAAAATATGACTATGGAAGGTCGTATGACTGTTTGTAATTTAAGTATCGAAATGGGTGCTCGTGGAGGAATGATTGCTCCCGACCAAACTACGTTCGATTTCTTAGAAGGAAGATTATACGCTCCAAAAGGAGAAGCTTGGACTAAAGCTGTTGAATACTGGAAAACTTTAAAAACTGATGCTGATGCTGTATTTGATGCTGAATTAAACATCAAAGCGGAAGACATCGAACCTATGATTACTTACGGTACAAACCCTGGAATGGGAATTGGTATCACAAAACATATCCCGAATGCAAAAGAAGTTGAAGGCGGTGAGGAAACTTACAAAAAATCTTTAGCTTACATGGGCTTCAATGAAGATGACGTAATGATCGGAAAACAAATTGATTATGTTTTCTTAGGAAGCTGTACAAACGGACGTATTGAAGATTTTAGAGCTTTTGCTGAAATTGTAAAAGGAAGAAAAAAAGCGGATAATGTTACGGCTTGGTTAGTTCCGGGTTCTCACGTTGTGGAAGCTCAGATTAAAGAAGAAGGAATTTTAGATATTTTGACAGAAGCTGGTTTCGTATTACGTCAGCCGGGTTGTTCTGCTTGTTTAGCAATGAACGATGATAAAGTTCCTGCTGGAAAATATGCAGTAAGTACTTCAAACAGAAACTTTGAAGGTCGTCAAGGGCCTGGTTCAAGAACGCTTCTTGCAAGTCCAATTATGGCTGCGGCAGCTGCTGTTACAGGAAAACTAACAGATCCGCGCGAGTTATTTTAG
- a CDS encoding helix-turn-helix domain-containing protein: MEKKNNNPAKISSISQFHDLLRLPKPLHPMVSLVDNTLLVINEDLTNHAFLLDFYKVSYKFSTNGKMGYGQGYYDFNEGGLLFASPTQLIFTENEEGVEYGGYTLLFHPDFIRNYPLGKSIKKYGFFSYDTNEALHLSDSEKTIIIGLLQSIDNELNTAIDEMSQDVIVSYIDVLLNYSNRFYKRQFITRKTISNDLLLKVEETLDNYISNAETLKRGLPTVEFLASQINVSSHYLSDMLRNLTGLNAQQHIHSKLIEKSKDFLITTNLSVAEIAYQLGFEYPQSFSKLFKKKTNLTPLEFKNSLN, encoded by the coding sequence ATGGAAAAGAAAAACAATAATCCGGCAAAAATCTCTTCTATATCACAGTTTCACGATCTGCTTCGGCTGCCAAAACCGCTTCATCCGATGGTCAGTTTGGTAGACAATACGCTATTGGTTATCAATGAAGATTTGACAAATCATGCTTTTTTGCTTGATTTCTATAAGGTGTCTTATAAATTTTCCACTAATGGCAAAATGGGTTATGGACAAGGTTATTATGATTTCAACGAAGGCGGGCTCCTATTTGCTTCTCCAACGCAGTTAATTTTTACCGAAAATGAAGAAGGCGTTGAATATGGCGGTTATACACTTTTATTTCATCCTGATTTTATTCGAAATTATCCTTTAGGAAAAAGCATCAAAAAATATGGCTTCTTTTCTTATGATACCAATGAAGCGCTGCACCTTTCAGACAGTGAAAAAACAATTATTATTGGATTATTACAAAGCATCGACAACGAACTCAATACCGCAATTGACGAAATGAGTCAGGATGTGATCGTTTCTTACATTGATGTTCTCTTGAATTACAGCAATCGTTTTTATAAACGACAATTCATTACGAGAAAAACCATCAGTAACGATTTATTATTAAAAGTTGAAGAAACTTTAGACAATTACATTAGCAATGCCGAAACTTTAAAAAGAGGATTGCCTACAGTAGAATTCCTAGCTTCACAGATTAATGTCTCAAGCCATTATTTAAGCGATATGCTTCGCAATTTAACCGGACTAAATGCGCAACAGCATATCCATTCGAAATTAATAGAAAAATCAAAAGATTTCCTGATTACAACCAATCTTTCGGTAGCAGAAATCGCTTATCAACTAGGTTTTGAATATCCGCAATCGTTCAGCAAATTATTCAAAAAGAAAACCAATCTTACTCCATTAGAATTTAAAAATTCATTGAACTAA
- a CDS encoding SDR family oxidoreductase, whose protein sequence is MKTIFITGASSGLGKATAKLFHEKGWNVIATMRTPEKETELSQLKNVTLLPLDVTNYDQIQTTVQKALEISDIDIVFNNAGYGLIGPLESLTDDQITKQLNTNLLGVIRVTNAFIPYFRERKNGLFISTTSIGGLIAFPLGSIYHATKWGLEGWSESMAYELNPFGVHIKTVSPGGIKTEFLHGSLDTGAKPEYEAMTNSMFASVDTMFEMASTPEQIADVVYEAATDGKNQLRYVAGEDAKALYKQRLELGAETFRAEFGKQFFGE, encoded by the coding sequence ATGAAAACAATTTTTATCACAGGCGCATCATCAGGTTTAGGAAAAGCAACAGCAAAATTATTCCACGAAAAAGGATGGAATGTAATTGCAACCATGAGAACTCCTGAAAAAGAAACAGAACTTTCTCAATTAAAAAATGTAACGCTTTTACCATTGGACGTTACCAATTATGACCAAATCCAAACAACAGTTCAAAAAGCACTTGAAATTAGCGACATTGATATTGTATTTAACAATGCTGGTTATGGCTTGATTGGCCCTTTAGAAAGTTTAACAGATGATCAAATCACCAAACAATTAAACACTAATTTATTGGGAGTAATCAGAGTTACAAATGCATTCATTCCGTATTTCAGAGAAAGAAAAAACGGTTTATTTATTTCAACGACTTCTATCGGCGGATTGATCGCTTTTCCTTTAGGATCAATCTATCACGCCACAAAATGGGGATTAGAAGGTTGGAGCGAAAGTATGGCTTATGAATTAAATCCTTTTGGAGTACATATTAAAACGGTTTCTCCGGGCGGTATTAAAACAGAATTTTTACACGGTTCTCTTGACACAGGAGCAAAACCTGAATACGAAGCCATGACCAACAGTATGTTTGCAAGTGTTGACACGATGTTTGAAATGGCCTCAACTCCTGAACAAATTGCCGATGTGGTTTATGAAGCCGCAACTGACGGAAAAAATCAGCTAAGATATGTTGCCGGAGAAGATGCAAAAGCACTTTACAAACAAAGACTAGAATTAGGTGCAGAGACTTTTCGTGCCGAATTTGGAAAACAATTCTTTGGAGAATAA
- the dnaE gene encoding DNA polymerase III subunit alpha, giving the protein MYLIFDTETTGLPKRWDAPITDSDNWPRCIQIAWQLHDEMGQLIEHQDYLVKPEGFNIPYDAERIHGISTELAEADGITLAEVLEKFNIALSKTKFIVGQNLGFDVNIMGAEFHRMGVESQMSSMPVLDTCTEVTASLLQLPGGRGGKFKLPTLTELHSYLFDQPFAEAHNATADVEATTRCFLELVRREVFTKEELDVPKEYFKDFQEQNPEPFKLIGLKHINLKAASDKIREQLKALAGEGQQNVVSEEDKADFKAAKFAHLHNHTQFSVLQSTIGIGNIVAAAAKNGMPAVAMTDTGNMMGAFHFVSAVMNHNKAASGKNKALVEAGEEPTETEVKPIVGCEFNICENHLDKSKKDNGYQVVLMAKNKAGYHNLAKMASIAYTDGFYYVPRIDRKIVEQYKGDIMVLSGNLYGEIPSKILNIGENQAEEALIWWKEQFGEDFYLEVMRHNQEDENRVNKTLIEFSKKHDVKLIATNNTYYLNKEDANAHDILLCVKDGEKQATPIGRGRGYRYGLPNQEYYFKSQDEMKKLFADLPEAIINIQEIIDKVEGYSLYRDVLLPKFEIPDEFMVPEDEEDGGVRGENKYLRHLTMEGAKRRYGEITESIQERLDFELMTISNSGYPGYFLIVQDFIAEARKMDVSVGPGRGSAAGSAVAYCLGITNIDPIKYDLLFERFLNPDRVSMPDIDIDFDDEGRGRVMEYVINKYGQKQVAQIITYGKMATKSAIRDTARVLDLPLFEADRIAKLIPGMMPSKWNLARFISESEEEVKKALRSDEFDNVKELIAIANEDDLAGETIQQAKILEGSMRNTGIHACGVIITPSDITNYVPVTTAKDSDLYVTQFDNSVAESAGLLKMDFLGLKTLTLIKDTVKLVKYRTGIELDPDTFPIDDEETYALFQRGETVGIFQYESPGMQKYMKDLKPTVFGDLIAMNALYRPGPLEYIPSFVRRKNGDEEIKYDLDACAEYLSETYGITVYQEQVMLLSQSLAGFTKGEADVLRKAMGKKQKDVLDKMKPKFVEQAAAKGHDAKILEKIWKDWEAFASYAFNKSHSTCYAWIAYQTAYLKAHYPAEYMAAVLSNNMNDIKQVSFFMEECKRMGLQVLGPDVNESYYKFTVNDEYAVRFGMGAIKGVGSGAVETIVENRKDGRYKSIFDLAKRIDLRAANKKAIENLALAGGFDSFEGTTRAQYFHDDGDGITFYEKAMRYGSKFQENENSSQVSLFGETSEVQIAEPVVPPCEDWSTMEKLAKEKEVVGIYISGHPLDDFRFEMKYFCNSRLESLKSMNEYVGKNLMFAGIINNVQHRVAKNGKGWAAFNLEGYDESYEFKIFGEEYLKFRHFLIQNNFAFLKIMIKDGWVNHDTGKKSDPRMQFVEIRQLQDILEAFAKKLILLLNIKDLHPEFIHKLSHLFAENKGDNSVTFEIMELEKIKKLVEVETPTDFEAEDADFGAENENEDSAMEDTKIQEVNEVEEIKVVTKLTMPSRRIKVKISAELLQELEKMQINFKLN; this is encoded by the coding sequence ATGTATTTAATATTCGATACCGAAACAACCGGATTACCAAAACGCTGGGATGCCCCAATAACCGATTCTGATAACTGGCCTCGCTGTATACAGATTGCGTGGCAGCTTCATGACGAAATGGGACAGCTTATCGAGCATCAGGATTATTTGGTAAAACCAGAAGGATTTAATATTCCATATGATGCCGAGCGTATTCACGGAATCTCAACTGAATTGGCTGAAGCCGATGGAATCACTTTGGCCGAAGTTTTAGAGAAATTCAATATTGCTTTAAGCAAAACCAAATTTATTGTTGGTCAGAATTTAGGTTTCGACGTGAATATTATGGGAGCCGAATTCCATAGAATGGGAGTTGAATCTCAAATGAGCTCTATGCCTGTTTTGGATACCTGTACCGAAGTTACAGCTTCGTTATTACAGCTTCCTGGAGGTCGTGGAGGAAAATTCAAACTTCCAACTTTGACCGAATTACACAGCTATCTTTTCGATCAGCCTTTCGCGGAAGCGCACAACGCAACTGCCGACGTTGAGGCAACTACGCGTTGTTTCTTAGAATTGGTTAGAAGAGAAGTTTTTACAAAAGAAGAATTAGACGTTCCGAAGGAATATTTCAAAGATTTTCAAGAACAAAATCCAGAGCCTTTTAAATTAATTGGTTTAAAACATATCAATTTAAAAGCAGCTTCTGATAAAATCAGAGAACAGCTTAAAGCTTTAGCTGGAGAAGGGCAGCAAAATGTTGTTTCAGAAGAAGATAAAGCCGATTTTAAAGCAGCAAAATTTGCGCATTTGCATAATCATACGCAGTTTTCGGTTCTTCAATCGACTATCGGGATTGGGAATATTGTTGCGGCTGCAGCCAAAAACGGAATGCCTGCCGTTGCCATGACCGATACCGGAAACATGATGGGAGCTTTCCATTTTGTGAGTGCCGTTATGAACCATAACAAAGCAGCATCTGGAAAAAACAAAGCTCTGGTTGAAGCTGGTGAAGAACCAACAGAAACCGAAGTAAAACCAATTGTAGGATGTGAATTTAATATCTGCGAAAATCATTTAGATAAAAGTAAAAAAGACAATGGTTATCAAGTTGTTTTGATGGCTAAAAATAAAGCAGGTTATCACAACTTGGCTAAAATGGCTTCGATTGCGTATACTGATGGATTTTATTATGTTCCGAGAATTGACCGAAAGATTGTCGAGCAATACAAAGGCGATATCATGGTTTTGTCTGGGAATTTATATGGAGAGATTCCGAGTAAAATCTTGAACATTGGTGAAAACCAAGCCGAAGAAGCGTTGATTTGGTGGAAAGAACAATTTGGCGAAGATTTCTATCTGGAAGTAATGCGCCACAATCAGGAAGATGAGAATCGTGTAAATAAAACCCTGATCGAGTTTTCTAAAAAACACGATGTAAAGTTAATCGCTACTAACAATACTTATTATTTAAATAAAGAAGATGCCAATGCGCACGATATTTTACTTTGTGTAAAAGATGGTGAAAAGCAGGCAACACCAATTGGACGTGGACGTGGTTACCGCTACGGACTTCCAAATCAGGAATATTATTTCAAGTCGCAAGACGAGATGAAAAAACTCTTTGCTGATTTGCCAGAAGCCATTATCAATATTCAGGAAATTATTGATAAGGTGGAAGGATATTCATTGTATCGAGATGTATTGCTTCCGAAATTCGAAATTCCTGACGAATTTATGGTTCCCGAAGATGAAGAAGACGGTGGTGTACGTGGAGAAAATAAATACCTGAGACACCTTACTATGGAAGGTGCCAAAAGAAGATATGGCGAAATTACCGAATCGATTCAGGAACGTTTGGATTTTGAATTAATGACGATTTCAAACTCAGGTTATCCGGGTTATTTCTTGATTGTACAGGATTTCATCGCCGAGGCTAGAAAAATGGATGTATCGGTAGGACCAGGACGTGGTTCTGCAGCGGGTTCTGCCGTTGCGTATTGCCTCGGAATTACCAATATTGATCCAATTAAATACGACTTACTTTTTGAGCGTTTCCTAAATCCTGACCGTGTATCGATGCCCGATATTGATATCGACTTTGATGACGAGGGTCGTGGACGTGTAATGGAATACGTAATCAACAAATACGGTCAAAAACAGGTAGCACAGATTATCACATATGGTAAAATGGCAACCAAATCGGCAATTCGTGATACGGCTCGTGTATTGGATTTACCATTATTTGAAGCCGATAGAATTGCAAAATTGATTCCGGGAATGATGCCGTCAAAATGGAATTTGGCGCGTTTTATTTCCGAGAGTGAGGAGGAAGTTAAAAAGGCCCTTCGTTCTGATGAATTTGATAATGTCAAAGAGTTAATCGCGATTGCCAATGAAGATGATTTGGCAGGAGAAACCATTCAGCAGGCAAAAATCCTTGAAGGATCGATGCGTAACACGGGAATTCACGCCTGCGGGGTTATCATTACGCCATCGGATATTACTAATTATGTTCCTGTAACAACCGCAAAAGATTCAGATTTATATGTAACACAGTTCGACAACTCCGTTGCAGAAAGTGCCGGATTGCTGAAAATGGACTTCTTGGGTCTGAAGACCCTTACGCTGATAAAAGATACCGTAAAACTGGTAAAATATAGAACGGGAATTGAACTCGATCCCGATACTTTTCCAATCGATGATGAAGAAACGTATGCGCTTTTCCAAAGAGGTGAAACCGTTGGAATCTTCCAATACGAGTCACCTGGGATGCAGAAATACATGAAAGATCTGAAGCCAACTGTTTTTGGAGATTTAATTGCCATGAACGCCTTGTATCGTCCGGGACCTTTAGAGTATATTCCGTCTTTCGTTCGAAGAAAAAATGGCGATGAAGAAATCAAATACGATTTAGATGCCTGTGCCGAATATTTATCAGAAACCTACGGAATTACGGTTTACCAAGAGCAGGTAATGCTTTTGTCTCAGTCTTTGGCAGGATTTACAAAGGGTGAGGCCGACGTCTTGCGTAAAGCGATGGGTAAGAAACAAAAAGACGTACTAGATAAAATGAAGCCGAAATTTGTGGAGCAAGCGGCTGCAAAAGGTCACGACGCCAAGATTCTGGAGAAAATCTGGAAAGACTGGGAAGCCTTTGCGAGTTACGCCTTCAACAAATCACACTCGACTTGTTATGCCTGGATTGCTTACCAAACGGCTTATTTGAAAGCGCATTATCCAGCAGAATATATGGCAGCGGTACTTTCGAATAACATGAACGATATCAAACAAGTTTCATTCTTCATGGAAGAATGTAAACGTATGGGATTACAGGTTTTAGGCCCAGACGTAAACGAATCGTACTATAAATTTACGGTAAACGATGAATATGCCGTTCGTTTCGGAATGGGAGCGATCAAAGGTGTTGGTTCTGGAGCTGTAGAAACGATTGTAGAAAACCGAAAAGACGGAAGATATAAATCGATTTTTGATTTGGCAAAACGAATTGATTTGCGTGCAGCCAATAAAAAAGCGATAGAAAATTTAGCATTGGCAGGAGGTTTCGATTCTTTTGAAGGAACAACCAGAGCACAATATTTCCATGACGATGGTGATGGAATTACTTTTTATGAAAAAGCAATGCGTTACGGATCTAAATTTCAGGAAAATGAAAACTCTTCACAAGTAAGTTTGTTTGGAGAAACCAGTGAAGTACAGATTGCGGAACCAGTTGTACCGCCATGTGAAGACTGGAGTACGATGGAAAAACTGGCAAAAGAAAAAGAGGTTGTCGGAATCTATATTTCCGGACATCCGCTTGATGATTTTAGGTTTGAGATGAAGTACTTCTGTAATTCTCGTTTAGAATCGCTGAAAAGCATGAACGAATATGTTGGAAAAAACCTGATGTTTGCCGGAATTATCAATAACGTACAGCATCGTGTAGCTAAAAATGGAAAAGGTTGGGCAGCTTTCAATTTAGAAGGATATGACGAAAGTTATGAGTTTAAGATTTTTGGTGAAGAATATTTAAAGTTCCGCCATTTTCTGATTCAGAACAATTTCGCTTTCCTGAAAATTATGATAAAAGACGGTTGGGTAAATCATGATACAGGCAAAAAGTCCGATCCTAGAATGCAGTTTGTTGAGATTCGTCAGCTGCAGGATATTTTAGAAGCTTTCGCTAAAAAACTGATTCTTCTTTTAAATATTAAAGATCTTCATCCTGAATTTATTCATAAACTAAGTCATTTGTTTGCTGAAAACAAGGGGGATAATTCGGTGACTTTTGAAATCATGGAATTAGAAAAAATCAAGAAGTTGGTTGAGGTGGAAACACCAACCGATTTTGAGGCTGAAGATGCTGATTTTGGAGCTGAAAATGAAAATGAGGATAGTGCAATGGAGGACACTAAGATTCAAGAAGTAAATGAAGTTGAAGAAATCAAAGTAGTAACCAAATTAACGATGCCTAGCCGTCGTATTAAGGTGAAAATTTCGGCAGAATTGTTACAGGAATTGGAGAAAATGCAGATTAATTTTAAATTGAACTAA
- a CDS encoding outer membrane beta-barrel protein, translated as MKKNLFLLGLLVCSMNMMAQTEKADKPESWYFKLGGSYFNQTASTEFPEVGGQAPNRDIYSGTLTNNKLVSRESITGSFGQGFRSGITAGYRFSTRLGVEMSANYYISNSKTMAQTVDRLYGYDAANNVATYISFNAEGQIKAFDLAPSIVMFLGEAHGFEPYTKVGVIVPIHGTLDIKTDRELLSYSGTTQVAKNNIYSKDVVKPNPTIGFMAALGTSYKLGKHISAFAELEYRNFTVHGKSKETTEYTVNGVDALATRNTSQRYTNYHKKLDANSNNALFNPNTATTTDLTDTTRPNDKMDELSSYVGISGLGLTLGIKYSL; from the coding sequence ATGAAAAAGAACCTATTTTTATTAGGATTATTAGTTTGCTCAATGAACATGATGGCGCAAACAGAGAAAGCGGACAAACCAGAAAGCTGGTATTTTAAATTAGGGGGATCTTATTTTAACCAAACAGCTTCTACTGAGTTTCCAGAGGTAGGAGGACAAGCACCTAATAGAGATATTTATTCTGGTACTTTGACAAACAATAAATTAGTTTCAAGAGAAAGTATAACTGGTTCTTTTGGACAAGGTTTTAGAAGTGGTATTACTGCTGGTTACCGTTTTTCTACTCGTTTAGGAGTTGAGATGTCTGCAAATTATTACATCAGTAATAGTAAGACTATGGCTCAGACAGTAGATAGACTTTATGGATATGATGCGGCTAATAATGTTGCAACATATATTAGTTTTAATGCTGAAGGACAGATTAAAGCATTTGATTTAGCGCCTTCTATTGTAATGTTTTTAGGAGAAGCACATGGATTTGAACCATATACTAAAGTTGGAGTTATTGTTCCAATTCACGGTACATTAGATATTAAAACAGATAGAGAGCTTTTATCATATTCTGGTACTACTCAAGTAGCAAAAAATAATATTTATTCTAAAGACGTGGTTAAACCAAATCCAACTATTGGATTTATGGCGGCTTTAGGAACATCTTATAAATTAGGAAAACATATTTCTGCTTTTGCTGAATTAGAGTATAGAAACTTTACTGTTCATGGAAAAAGTAAAGAAACTACAGAATACACTGTAAATGGAGTGGATGCTTTAGCAACTAGAAATACATCTCAGAGATATACAAACTATCATAAGAAATTAGATGCAAATTCTAATAATGCTTTGTTTAATCCAAATACAGCAACTACAACAGATTTAACAGATACAACAAGACCAAATGATAAAATGGACGAGTTAAGCTCTTACGTTGGAATTTCAGGTTTAGGATTAACATTAGGTATCAAATACAGCCTATAA